From a single Melospiza georgiana isolate bMelGeo1 chromosome 5, bMelGeo1.pri, whole genome shotgun sequence genomic region:
- the GIMD1 gene encoding GTPase IMAP family member GIMD1 yields MADSNEMTINLVVLGKTQSGKSAAGNSLLGSADFESRLCPSSVTTRCSLGRSARVSGLMRRNGRESALRVRVLDTPSYPHSALSKQQVRDTVRAALAQHFGEQGLHLALLVLRADLPLCPDENRDTVQLIQELLGPTWKDFTAVLLTHADKAGEAGYSEETYLQSASSTLLSLLSSVQHKYIFLDNHNSIIREERNIILRKLLNFIQRNNYQVLLKHSKE; encoded by the exons ATGGCAGACAGCAATGAGATGACCATCAACCTTGTTGTGCTTGGAAAGACTCAGAGTGGCAAAAGTgctgctgggaacagcctgcTGGGCAGTGCAGACTTCGAGAGCCGTCTGTGCCCCAGCTCTGTGACCACGCGCTGCAGCCTGGGACGCAGCGCCCGCGTTTCGGGGCTCATGCGGAGGAACGGCCGCGAGTCAGCGCTGCGCGTCCGAGTGCTGGACACCCCCAGCTAccctcacagtgctctgagCAAACAGCAAGTGAGGGACACcgtcagagcagccctggctcagcaCTTCGGGGAGCAAGGCCTGCACTTGGCCCTCTTGGTCCTCAGGGCTGACCTGCCTCTGTGTCCAGATGAAAACCGTGACACAGTTCAGCTCATccag GAACTTCTGGGTCCCACGTGGAAGGATTTCACTGCAGTCCTACTTACTCATGCCGACAAGGCAGGAGAGGCTGGATACAGTGAGGAAACATATTTGCAGAGCGCCTCAAGTACCCTGTTGTCACTTTTGAGCTCGGTACAGCATAAATACATCTTCCTAGACAACCACAACAGCATAAtcagagaggaaagaaatattATCTTAAGAAAGCTCTTGAATTTCATACAAAGAAATAATTATCAAGTACTACTTAAACACAGCAAGGAATAA